The following proteins come from a genomic window of Leptospira bandrabouensis:
- the lsa20 gene encoding LIC11469 family lipoprotein adhesin Lsa20 yields MKTYFYRISVVTWSFVFFFTFACGGEGEKKDQSSLETEVSSPIKSNKVSIHIQWETTTFPLNMEIREPSGAQTLALWTTGSVKEGKLAPFGELIPDNTIVLKPGSKKQFLLVMKNPTDKAVYFFAAPHSALPVEHSFGFKFKCLCVNHAFTVPPHETWYRVVEIRLAPDYLGDTLTLTHNLIGISRERMLQFEKSAGSSLPSEMD; encoded by the coding sequence ATGAAAACTTATTTTTATCGAATATCGGTTGTTACTTGGTCTTTTGTATTTTTTTTCACCTTTGCCTGTGGAGGAGAAGGCGAAAAAAAAGACCAATCTAGCTTGGAAACTGAAGTTTCTAGTCCGATAAAATCAAATAAAGTTTCCATTCATATTCAATGGGAGACAACAACCTTCCCATTGAATATGGAAATCCGAGAGCCTAGTGGAGCACAGACACTGGCCCTATGGACAACGGGTTCGGTAAAAGAAGGGAAGTTGGCACCCTTTGGTGAATTGATACCAGACAATACAATCGTTCTCAAACCAGGTTCCAAAAAACAGTTTTTACTGGTGATGAAGAATCCAACAGATAAAGCGGTATATTTTTTTGCTGCACCTCATTCTGCCTTGCCTGTCGAACATAGTTTCGGATTTAAATTTAAATGTTTATGTGTTAACCATGCATTTACTGTCCCTCCCCATGAAACTTGGTACCGTGTAGTGGAAATTCGGTTAGCACCTGATTATTTGGGGGATACATTGACTTTGACACACAATCTAATTGGAATTAGCCGTGAAAGAATGTTGCAGTTTGAAAAAAGTGCAGGAAGCTCTCTACCTAGCGAAATGGACTAA
- a CDS encoding MarR family winged helix-turn-helix transcriptional regulator: MNFTHEDLKQIGLSCLNLSLRRTSRLITSYYDLQLKPTGLRITQFTVLASIAYENDPSISDLARLTDIDRTTLQRSLEILSRDGLIAITKKEIGNVKGISLTKKGEQKLTKAIEFWKEIQKTIMEDLGKSEFKQTLKILSELRDLPTLQIGLENV, encoded by the coding sequence ATGAATTTCACACATGAAGACTTAAAACAAATCGGATTGTCCTGTTTGAATTTAAGTCTCCGGCGAACAAGTCGGCTCATCACTAGTTATTACGATTTACAGTTAAAACCGACTGGACTTCGCATCACTCAATTTACAGTGCTTGCAAGCATAGCCTATGAAAATGATCCCAGTATTTCAGATCTTGCGCGTCTCACGGATATTGATCGAACCACATTACAAAGGAGTTTGGAAATTTTAAGTAGAGATGGTCTAATCGCTATAACAAAAAAAGAGATTGGAAATGTGAAGGGTATATCACTTACAAAAAAAGGGGAACAAAAACTTACAAAAGCTATCGAATTTTGGAAGGAAATCCAAAAAACAATTATGGAAGACTTAGGAAAATCTGAATTCAAACAAACGTTAAAGATTCTTTCCGAATTACGGGATCTTCCAACTTTACAAATCGGTTTGGAAAATGTATGA
- a CDS encoding STAS/SEC14 domain-containing protein, protein MIIFQCPTAVTEYLEDKKIVVLTQNGKNTGANLKESLNKGVEALIQHKAVKWLSDNRNMGTHTAEDVDWVNNDWTPRAIKAGWKKWALVQPLSALSAMSEKNLVDFFASNGIEVKIFETPEEGYKWLESV, encoded by the coding sequence ATGATCATTTTTCAATGCCCAACAGCAGTAACAGAATATCTTGAGGATAAAAAGATCGTTGTTCTAACTCAGAATGGGAAAAACACGGGAGCCAATTTAAAAGAAAGCCTCAATAAAGGTGTTGAGGCGCTCATCCAACATAAAGCTGTCAAATGGCTATCAGACAACCGCAATATGGGCACACATACTGCAGAGGATGTGGACTGGGTAAACAACGATTGGACTCCAAGAGCAATCAAAGCTGGTTGGAAAAAATGGGCTTTGGTTCAACCACTGTCTGCACTCTCCGCTATGTCCGAAAAGAACCTAGTTGATTTTTTTGCCTCTAATGGTATCGAAGTCAAAATTTTTGAAACTCCTGAAGAGGGTTATAAATGGCTGGAGTCGGTATAG
- a CDS encoding EAL domain-containing response regulator: MNINEITFLVVEDDDFQREVITDILVSLGASNIIEASTGTEALKILNEEGSRSIDIILCDLNMPEMDGMEFLRHVGKLHSSIATIIMSALDLALIESVKKMAGAYGNYLLGAIEKPVTSVQLEPLFAKYKTREKKSVFDSTSGSKYNLDEILEGLANGEFTPFFQPKIEFATGRLIGAEALARWIHPQHGVISPYAFIDLLEKSENIDTLTFIMLELSTKACKFLHAHGHKISISVNLSLSSLADIKLADKIIQIVKNLEVDPKFIILEITETAAMTEMAPALENLARLRMKGFGLSIDDYGTGYSSMQQITRIAFTELKIDQSFVREMNSNGISKVLINSSIEMAGKLQMKCTAEGVETKYDWDQLRNMNCDLGQGYFIAKPMSLDDFLIFCNNIK, translated from the coding sequence ATGAATATAAATGAAATTACTTTTCTAGTTGTTGAAGACGATGACTTTCAGAGAGAAGTAATCACAGATATCCTTGTTAGTTTAGGAGCATCAAATATTATTGAAGCAAGTACCGGAACTGAAGCACTCAAAATATTAAACGAAGAAGGATCTCGATCAATCGATATCATTCTTTGCGATCTAAATATGCCTGAAATGGATGGTATGGAATTTTTACGCCATGTAGGAAAACTACATTCATCGATTGCCACTATCATCATGAGTGCTTTGGATTTAGCTTTGATTGAATCTGTTAAGAAAATGGCAGGAGCATACGGAAACTATTTACTCGGTGCCATTGAAAAACCAGTTACTTCAGTTCAATTGGAACCACTATTTGCCAAATACAAAACCCGCGAAAAAAAATCTGTATTTGATTCTACAAGTGGATCAAAATATAACTTAGATGAAATTTTAGAAGGATTGGCTAATGGAGAATTTACTCCTTTTTTCCAACCCAAAATTGAGTTTGCGACTGGCCGTTTGATTGGAGCGGAAGCACTTGCCCGTTGGATTCATCCCCAACATGGAGTGATCTCACCATACGCATTTATCGATTTATTAGAAAAATCAGAAAATATAGACACGTTAACATTTATCATGTTAGAGTTGTCAACTAAGGCTTGTAAGTTTTTACATGCACATGGTCATAAAATATCTATATCAGTGAATCTTTCTTTATCTTCATTGGCAGACATAAAACTTGCAGATAAAATTATCCAAATTGTAAAGAATTTGGAAGTGGACCCTAAATTCATTATACTTGAAATTACAGAAACAGCTGCTATGACAGAAATGGCACCTGCCTTGGAAAATTTGGCTAGGCTTCGAATGAAAGGTTTTGGGCTTTCTATCGATGATTACGGAACGGGTTATTCTAGTATGCAGCAGATCACTCGCATTGCTTTTACTGAATTAAAAATTGATCAATCTTTTGTTCGAGAGATGAATTCAAATGGAATATCAAAAGTACTGATTAACTCTAGTATTGAAATGGCAGGTAAACTTCAAATGAAGTGTACCGCAGAAGGAGTTGAAACTAAATACGATTGGGATCAATTAAGAAACATGAATTGCGACTTAGGCCAAGGTTATTTTATAGCAAAACCAATGAGTTTAGATGATTTTTTAATATTTTGTAATAACATAAAATGA
- a CDS encoding NAD(P)/FAD-dependent oxidoreductase: MRIIIMGAGISGHTAATLLKKYLGKKHEVVVISPNANWNWIPSNIWVGVGAMKPKEVTFALKPIYDKTKIQFIQAKVTHLYPEGDKTSEQAFVEYESTAPETKGQINRISYDYCINATGPKLNFSATPGLGPEEGNTVSVCTYLHAEEANEKLQIHIQRMKNGESLNFVFGTGHGMCTCQGAAFEYLFNVDHELRKAGIREKAKILWISNEYELGDFGMGGMHLEQGGYITSNKIFAESLFVERGIQWKTRAHVTKIEKDKIFYTTLEGENGFVRYDFSMLIPPFSGVGLKAIGKNGEDITSTLFAANGMMKVDANYESKPYEHWDSKDWPSTYQSPFYANLFGIGIAFAPPHPISKVMKNSDGIQISPTPPRTGMPSAIMGKVVAQNISHQIKSKTKELKHKASMAEMGAACIASAGNGIFSGTAVSMTVYPIVPDFKKYPKWGRSLTYTTGEIGLAGHWIKMVLHYMFMYKAKCKPGWWLIPE; the protein is encoded by the coding sequence ATGAGAATTATAATTATGGGTGCTGGTATTTCGGGACATACAGCGGCTACGCTTTTAAAAAAATACTTGGGAAAAAAACACGAGGTAGTTGTGATTTCTCCCAATGCCAATTGGAATTGGATTCCTTCCAATATTTGGGTAGGTGTAGGTGCTATGAAACCAAAAGAAGTTACCTTTGCACTAAAGCCTATTTATGATAAAACTAAAATTCAATTCATCCAAGCTAAAGTAACTCATTTATATCCAGAGGGTGATAAAACATCCGAACAGGCGTTTGTCGAATATGAATCGACAGCACCCGAAACAAAAGGCCAAATCAACCGGATCAGTTACGATTATTGTATCAATGCCACGGGACCAAAGTTGAATTTTTCTGCAACGCCGGGACTTGGTCCTGAAGAAGGTAATACAGTATCTGTCTGTACTTATTTACATGCAGAGGAAGCGAATGAAAAATTACAAATTCACATTCAAAGAATGAAGAACGGTGAATCATTGAATTTTGTGTTTGGAACAGGGCATGGGATGTGCACTTGCCAAGGTGCGGCTTTTGAATATCTTTTTAATGTAGACCATGAACTTAGAAAAGCCGGTATTCGTGAGAAAGCCAAAATCCTTTGGATTTCAAATGAATACGAGTTAGGTGATTTTGGGATGGGTGGAATGCACCTGGAACAAGGTGGGTATATTACTAGCAATAAAATATTCGCAGAATCATTGTTTGTTGAAAGAGGGATACAGTGGAAAACCAGAGCCCATGTGACAAAAATTGAAAAAGACAAAATATTTTATACAACACTAGAAGGAGAAAATGGGTTTGTAAGATATGATTTTTCAATGTTAATTCCTCCTTTTAGTGGGGTAGGTTTGAAAGCAATTGGTAAAAATGGAGAAGATATAACCTCAACATTGTTTGCTGCCAATGGGATGATGAAAGTGGATGCAAACTATGAATCAAAACCTTATGAACATTGGGATTCTAAGGACTGGCCCAGCACTTACCAATCACCATTTTATGCGAATCTATTTGGGATAGGTATTGCTTTTGCTCCTCCTCATCCCATTTCAAAAGTGATGAAAAATAGCGACGGAATTCAAATTTCTCCAACACCACCAAGAACAGGGATGCCTTCTGCGATTATGGGAAAGGTTGTCGCACAAAACATATCCCATCAAATCAAATCAAAAACCAAGGAACTAAAACATAAGGCTTCCATGGCGGAGATGGGTGCTGCTTGTATTGCCTCTGCTGGAAATGGTATTTTCTCTGGAACTGCGGTTTCGATGACAGTGTATCCGATTGTTCCCGATTTCAAAAAGTATCCCAAATGGGGAAGGTCTCTTACTTATACGACTGGTGAAATTGGCCTTGCGGGGCATTGGATCAAGATGGTTCTACATTATATGTTTATGTATAAAGCTAAATGTAAACCTGGTTGGTGGCTGATCCCTGAATAA
- a CDS encoding thiolase family protein produces MVVLIDGVRTPFGKFGGGLKDYSASELGVITAKETIRKIGLDPCEIEESIYGNVIQDDKDSAYLARHIGLKSGLSESSSALTVNRLCGSGMESIIIGSRKILSRENNLLLVGGSESMSNAPFVLKNARWGNKYGDTVIEDRLAHSLTDTFVDLTMGNTAENIAKQFFISRLDQDDWAGVSQVRAEKATESGILSEEIIPVLTKGKNSSLVQKDEQIRGVSCINQLKQLPSAFMKDGSVTAGNSSGINDGAASLLIASEEWAKSKNFKPLAKILGYANVGCDPKLMGLGPIFAIPKALQNAGIRMEDVDLFEINEAYASQTLAVMKEMKLNPEKTNVNGGAIAIGHPLGASGARVVLTLAYELRRKNLRYGVASLCIGGGQGIALVLENLSG; encoded by the coding sequence ATGGTTGTATTAATTGATGGAGTTCGGACTCCGTTTGGGAAATTTGGTGGTGGACTTAAAGATTATAGTGCTTCCGAACTAGGAGTCATTACAGCGAAAGAAACAATTCGGAAAATTGGTTTAGACCCTTGCGAAATTGAGGAATCGATTTATGGGAATGTGATCCAAGATGATAAGGACTCTGCTTATTTGGCCAGGCATATTGGTCTTAAATCTGGACTGAGTGAAAGTTCGAGTGCGCTCACAGTCAACCGCCTTTGTGGATCTGGAATGGAAAGTATCATCATAGGTTCCCGCAAGATACTTTCTCGAGAAAATAATCTTTTGTTAGTTGGTGGATCAGAATCCATGAGTAATGCCCCCTTTGTCCTAAAGAATGCTAGGTGGGGAAATAAATATGGCGATACAGTGATTGAGGATCGTTTGGCTCATAGTTTAACTGATACTTTTGTAGACCTTACCATGGGGAATACTGCTGAGAACATAGCAAAACAATTTTTTATATCAAGGTTGGATCAAGATGATTGGGCTGGTGTTTCCCAAGTTCGCGCAGAAAAAGCAACTGAATCAGGGATTTTATCAGAAGAGATAATCCCCGTCTTAACTAAGGGTAAAAATTCCAGTTTAGTCCAAAAGGATGAACAAATCCGAGGTGTTTCATGTATCAACCAATTGAAACAACTTCCATCTGCTTTTATGAAAGACGGAAGTGTGACCGCAGGAAATTCATCAGGGATAAATGATGGAGCTGCCTCTCTTTTGATAGCCTCGGAGGAATGGGCTAAAAGTAAGAATTTCAAACCATTAGCAAAAATTTTGGGATATGCGAATGTTGGTTGTGATCCAAAACTAATGGGACTTGGTCCTATATTTGCGATTCCCAAAGCTTTACAAAATGCGGGGATACGTATGGAAGATGTTGATTTGTTTGAAATCAATGAGGCATACGCATCGCAAACGTTAGCCGTTATGAAGGAGATGAAGTTAAATCCAGAAAAAACTAATGTCAATGGAGGTGCGATTGCCATTGGTCATCCTCTTGGTGCGAGTGGCGCCCGTGTAGTATTAACACTTGCCTATGAACTACGAAGAAAAAATTTACGATACGGTGTGGCATCTCTTTGTATAGGTGGGGGCCAAGGCATAGCTTTGGTTTTAGAAAATCTATCGGGTTAA
- a CDS encoding ATP-binding protein has translation MQNGSNLNSNNEVNPQINYQRIFESLPELYMVLDLDFKIINVSDAYAQATLIKRADVIGKNIFEVFPDNPNDENADGVKQLKYSLMQVLNYKIASTMTLQKYDIRKPDGSGFEVRYWSPRNFPVFDDAGNLFCIVHRAEDVTEFVYLKQQKVEQSELTAEMRERIEKMESEVYIRAKEAIEKNEKLLTSEQNLSTTLSSIGDAVLTTDENGIVNRLNSIAEDLTGWNAKEAIGLQVNEILNLVHPQTGFPKDIPVYEVLSTGKSKGDSFDTMLVSHDSRRMNISINCSPIRNKKGIIIGTVLVFRDITEEFAAKAILEKAKENAELANKAKDSFLATMSHEIRTPLSGLIGMLELLSQTTLTLDQKRMVKNSLDSGNSLLRIVSDILDWSKIEEGKLELSLQPTSIRRLLSEVVTTYSHIASAKGLVLSYSIDENISSAHLVDPLRLSQILNNFVSNGIKFTSKGNIRVSAVLLKNLSYAQQIQFSVTDTGIGLSKKDQSRLFQTYTQATADTARLYGGTGLGLAICRSLADLLDGEITIESTPNIGSTFSIILSLPTLKLDLNDLDAFKVEDNTNLQIVNKESYIPRILAVDDHSVNLELLIRQLESFGLQVDGAVDGENAIRLWLSNKYDLIITDCHMPVKDGYTLAKEIRNLENYNSQKRTPIIAYTANVLSEENEHCLSVGMDEVMIKPARLSQLKQILVKWLPSITITSQTSFSDQDISSQSPIDLSELANIVTDRNGQISILKKFKIHHRADLSKLVEQLTNINLDEAEQLAHRLKGSSKIAGARELANGYTKIESFIKENEIEKALNEIEIMKEDVLDLESFIDIL, from the coding sequence ATGCAAAATGGATCAAATTTAAATTCTAACAATGAAGTAAATCCGCAAATCAACTACCAAAGAATTTTCGAATCTCTTCCTGAGCTCTATATGGTCTTAGATTTGGATTTCAAGATTATTAATGTCAGTGATGCCTATGCCCAAGCTACTTTAATCAAAAGAGCAGACGTTATTGGAAAGAATATTTTTGAAGTATTTCCCGATAATCCGAATGATGAAAATGCAGATGGTGTAAAACAACTTAAGTATTCTTTGATGCAAGTACTCAATTACAAAATTGCGAGTACTATGACATTACAAAAATATGATATCCGTAAACCAGATGGAAGCGGGTTTGAAGTTAGGTATTGGAGCCCAAGAAATTTTCCAGTTTTTGATGATGCAGGTAACTTGTTTTGTATCGTTCATCGTGCAGAAGACGTAACAGAATTTGTTTATTTAAAACAACAAAAGGTAGAACAATCAGAACTAACTGCAGAGATGCGTGAACGTATCGAAAAAATGGAATCTGAAGTTTATATTCGCGCAAAAGAAGCCATTGAAAAAAATGAAAAATTGCTAACAAGTGAACAAAATCTCTCTACCACCTTAAGTTCGATAGGTGACGCAGTTCTGACTACTGATGAAAACGGAATTGTCAATCGTTTGAATTCTATTGCGGAAGATTTAACAGGCTGGAACGCAAAAGAGGCAATTGGACTCCAAGTAAATGAAATATTAAATCTAGTTCATCCTCAAACCGGTTTCCCGAAAGATATTCCCGTTTATGAAGTGCTCAGTACTGGGAAATCTAAAGGTGACAGTTTCGATACAATGTTGGTAAGCCACGACTCTAGACGAATGAATATATCTATCAACTGTTCTCCAATTAGAAATAAAAAAGGAATTATTATTGGAACTGTTTTAGTATTCAGAGATATTACTGAAGAATTTGCGGCTAAGGCAATTTTGGAAAAAGCTAAAGAGAATGCTGAACTTGCTAACAAAGCAAAAGATTCCTTTCTTGCAACTATGAGTCACGAAATTCGAACTCCGCTCAGTGGTTTGATTGGAATGTTAGAACTTCTATCGCAAACAACATTAACTTTAGACCAAAAACGAATGGTTAAGAATTCTCTTGATTCCGGAAATAGTTTACTACGTATCGTAAGTGATATTTTAGATTGGTCGAAAATTGAAGAAGGTAAACTAGAATTATCACTTCAACCTACATCAATTCGTAGATTACTTTCAGAAGTAGTAACAACTTATTCACATATTGCGAGTGCTAAGGGATTAGTACTTTCTTATTCAATTGATGAAAATATTTCGAGCGCTCATTTAGTAGATCCTTTACGGTTATCACAAATACTTAATAACTTTGTGAGTAATGGGATTAAGTTTACCTCTAAAGGTAACATTCGTGTTTCGGCTGTTTTACTAAAAAACCTTTCTTATGCACAACAAATTCAATTTTCTGTCACTGATACAGGAATTGGACTAAGTAAGAAAGACCAATCTCGACTTTTCCAAACTTACACACAAGCTACAGCAGATACTGCAAGATTGTATGGTGGAACAGGCTTAGGCCTTGCAATTTGTAGAAGCCTTGCCGATTTACTTGATGGCGAAATTACAATTGAAAGTACGCCAAATATTGGATCTACGTTTAGTATTATTTTATCTCTCCCTACGCTCAAACTAGATTTAAACGATTTGGATGCGTTTAAAGTCGAGGATAATACAAACTTACAAATCGTTAACAAGGAATCTTACATACCAAGAATTCTTGCAGTAGACGATCACTCTGTCAATTTAGAGCTCTTAATTCGACAACTTGAATCATTCGGACTTCAAGTCGATGGAGCCGTGGATGGTGAAAATGCAATACGTCTTTGGCTTTCTAACAAATATGATTTAATTATAACAGATTGCCATATGCCAGTGAAAGATGGTTATACTTTAGCAAAGGAAATTAGAAATCTTGAAAATTATAATTCCCAAAAAAGGACTCCAATCATAGCTTATACCGCCAATGTTTTGAGTGAAGAAAATGAACATTGTCTTTCTGTAGGGATGGATGAAGTAATGATTAAACCTGCTCGTCTCTCTCAACTAAAACAAATACTAGTCAAATGGCTGCCTTCAATCACTATCACTTCTCAAACTTCTTTCTCAGATCAGGATATAAGTAGCCAATCGCCAATTGACTTAAGTGAATTAGCGAATATTGTCACAGACAGAAATGGCCAGATTTCCATTCTAAAAAAATTCAAAATACATCATAGGGCAGATTTAAGTAAACTAGTTGAGCAACTAACAAATATTAATTTAGATGAAGCAGAGCAACTTGCACACAGACTAAAAGGCTCAAGTAAAATTGCCGGGGCAAGGGAATTGGCAAATGGATATACAAAAATAGAATCATTTATCAAAGAAAATGAAATAGAAAAAGCACTGAATGAAATTGAAATAATGAAAGAAGATGTTTTAGATCTAGAATCTTTTATTGATATCTTGTAG
- a CDS encoding methyl-accepting chemotaxis protein, whose translation MKYRKSTQYLFLSIALITIQATSLGYQSFGVSEFNWIMISLQTAGLIFSIVTIFFALNQIRNYKNQFLVIKTTINNAIKGSLYIDPSIKSKLNKRNEVDSILLSIFELLHIFQDIITLLKDATKGLSISIDDAQLVDDSFNSSLNRQKNYSQNLEEAVRKMTENMTNIEKASANNYETLISVSDSIKVLSDYINESETNSNLSKRLTFGISEKIQQGNKALEEMTNVIENIALSSGKIEGMVIVIKEISERVNLLALNASIEAARAGEYGSGFAVVAQEVSKLATQTSNSIKEIDNNVKRNKEEVILNRQKISETNQLYKEIISELKEIFQKIDFISESATNQSQIKEKLLFESNQLSQMLAEIKENIKDQNNSQKLISDVAQAMDSSVKTTFSEGETLSKLLEKIKSTTDDIGGVILLFK comes from the coding sequence ATGAAATATAGAAAATCCACTCAGTATCTCTTCCTCTCGATTGCATTAATTACAATCCAAGCCACTTCCCTGGGATACCAATCATTTGGTGTCTCAGAATTCAATTGGATTATGATTTCTTTGCAAACGGCAGGTCTTATTTTTTCAATTGTAACAATATTTTTTGCGTTAAACCAAATCAGAAATTACAAAAACCAGTTTTTGGTAATCAAAACTACGATTAACAATGCAATTAAAGGAAGTTTGTACATTGATCCATCTATTAAATCAAAACTTAATAAAAGGAACGAAGTTGATTCTATCCTACTTTCAATATTTGAACTTCTCCATATTTTTCAAGATATCATCACTCTTTTAAAGGATGCGACAAAAGGTCTTTCTATTTCGATCGATGATGCACAATTAGTCGATGATTCCTTTAATTCTAGTTTAAACCGACAAAAAAATTATTCTCAAAATTTAGAAGAAGCAGTTCGAAAAATGACAGAGAATATGACTAACATTGAAAAGGCTTCAGCAAATAACTACGAAACTCTCATCAGTGTTTCCGATAGTATCAAAGTTTTGTCAGATTATATCAATGAATCAGAAACAAACAGCAATCTATCAAAAAGATTAACATTCGGAATTTCAGAAAAAATCCAACAAGGAAACAAAGCATTAGAAGAAATGACCAACGTAATTGAAAACATTGCTCTAAGTTCTGGAAAAATTGAAGGTATGGTCATTGTTATAAAGGAAATTTCTGAACGGGTCAATTTACTGGCGCTTAACGCTTCGATAGAAGCTGCCAGAGCAGGAGAATACGGAAGTGGTTTTGCCGTGGTTGCTCAAGAGGTTTCCAAATTAGCTACACAAACTTCCAATAGTATCAAAGAAATTGACAATAATGTTAAACGGAATAAAGAAGAAGTAATACTGAACCGACAAAAAATCAGCGAAACTAATCAACTTTATAAAGAAATCATTAGTGAATTAAAAGAAATTTTTCAAAAGATTGATTTCATTTCTGAATCTGCAACTAATCAAAGTCAGATCAAAGAAAAATTGCTTTTTGAATCCAATCAACTTTCACAAATGTTAGCAGAAATTAAAGAAAATATTAAAGATCAAAATAATTCTCAAAAACTCATCTCTGATGTTGCACAAGCGATGGATTCTAGCGTCAAGACTACATTTTCCGAAGGAGAAACACTTTCCAAACTTTTGGAAAAAATTAAATCTACAACAGATGATATTGGCGGAGTCATTTTACTGTTCAAATAA
- a CDS encoding DUF2306 domain-containing protein produces MAKYSKKDYWIIGSLLFLSLVPAIAGGIRFHQVMTGNGYTVENQRFFNDPIPVLVHILAVLFFSILGAFQFAPGFRTKHIVWHRISGRFLVFMGIVSALSGLWLTLVYPKVPTDGDWLFGIRLVVGIWMFLCIFVGFIFILKRNISKHKHWMIRGYAIGMGAGTQVFTHLPWFIFVGGDPSGVPRDLMMGAGWFINFVFAEWLIRKRNL; encoded by the coding sequence ATGGCAAAGTATTCAAAAAAAGACTATTGGATCATTGGCTCTCTCCTTTTTTTAAGTTTGGTTCCAGCCATTGCTGGCGGCATTCGTTTTCATCAAGTGATGACTGGGAATGGTTATACGGTAGAAAACCAAAGATTTTTTAATGATCCGATTCCTGTTCTTGTTCATATACTTGCAGTATTGTTCTTTAGCATTTTAGGTGCCTTTCAATTTGCACCAGGTTTTCGAACGAAACATATTGTTTGGCATAGAATTTCTGGTAGATTTTTAGTATTTATGGGAATTGTTTCTGCACTCTCAGGTTTATGGCTCACTCTGGTATATCCTAAAGTTCCAACAGATGGAGATTGGTTATTTGGAATCCGTTTAGTTGTTGGAATATGGATGTTTCTCTGTATTTTCGTTGGGTTTATTTTTATATTAAAAAGGAATATATCCAAACATAAACATTGGATGATTCGTGGTTATGCGATTGGAATGGGGGCGGGTACACAGGTTTTTACACATCTACCTTGGTTTATCTTTGTCGGGGGAGATCCTTCCGGAGTCCCCAGAGATTTAATGATGGGTGCTGGTTGGTTTATCAATTTTGTTTTTGCCGAATGGCTCATTCGAAAAAGAAATTTGTAA